In Paenibacillus ihbetae, the following are encoded in one genomic region:
- a CDS encoding helix-turn-helix domain-containing protein, protein MRNVSGDHAALLFRFFIPYALILLGSLWALWFAYGKTSAVVENESVKSTLAALIQIQEAFDGRLAEIETIARQLSSESKIQAFQFVNEPFGGTSPYKLWDLEKSLFNYRLVNHFIVDYYVGYKNSGMILSPRKVYADQQYYNLMMHYEGMKYEDWRDQLFGEYHYKTYIPGRSVKYEGNTYSVVTYMQSFGVKGGGGVITMMLDNKQIQNMLRKLTPGQGGFAYIADPDGRMISSIGLDQRPEVLKALPFGGGEDAHIRLMGQDLLVTRAVSPASGWSFVSAQPKQLVLEKVYEIKRVTMTVFLSTLLLGLALAIYFADRSSRPIVRLLRLLPKSPADSKRSASQHAVEFIGSTVSALVANHDSLKQRLAEQVPLLRSVFMDRLLKGSYPSQREIDAAMEHSQLTLRGPQYTVALIRIRGYEGPFVKDMLRELDIVKIKLHDCLHGSYGDEVLTHDLGENRMALVFGGSAEAGAHSGFEPSLRAWIQEVYERLIELTDTGVCIAVGGSQSQVTELYRSYGEAQFVLHHAEWSGHRPIQYYDDMESSSFSYYFPADEELRLIQLVKSGNLNETRQLLEEIKEKNGGEHRLPLAVERLLAHELCGTLMKCCQHQRTDYGRSEVMEAVHQALDPQSSPSQALDAVCRAIILVCMNFEESKKSRNDRLSQFMLDYIEEHFREFDLSLSLLAREAQTSEAYASYFFKEQTGWTFSDYVEHLRMNEAKQQLSSTDLPVSDIAAAVGYLSLNTFSRAFKRANGISATEYRRISRAGSDADLKK, encoded by the coding sequence ATGAGAAACGTTTCCGGAGATCATGCTGCACTGCTGTTTCGCTTTTTTATCCCGTATGCCTTGATTTTGCTCGGATCTCTATGGGCCTTGTGGTTCGCATATGGCAAAACCTCCGCTGTGGTCGAGAATGAGTCGGTCAAAAGCACCCTGGCAGCACTGATCCAAATCCAGGAGGCGTTTGACGGACGTCTCGCCGAGATTGAGACCATTGCAAGGCAGTTGTCAAGCGAATCAAAAATTCAGGCGTTTCAATTCGTGAATGAGCCGTTTGGCGGAACCAGTCCCTATAAGCTGTGGGATTTAGAGAAAAGCTTGTTCAATTACCGGCTGGTGAATCATTTTATCGTGGATTATTACGTTGGTTACAAGAACAGCGGCATGATCCTCTCTCCGCGAAAGGTATACGCTGACCAGCAATATTACAACCTGATGATGCATTATGAAGGAATGAAGTATGAGGATTGGAGAGATCAATTGTTCGGCGAATATCATTATAAAACGTACATACCGGGGCGGAGCGTCAAGTATGAAGGAAATACGTATTCCGTGGTCACCTACATGCAGTCTTTTGGCGTGAAGGGCGGCGGAGGAGTTATCACCATGATGCTTGATAATAAGCAGATTCAAAATATGCTGCGGAAGCTTACGCCAGGACAAGGAGGATTCGCCTATATTGCAGACCCGGACGGGAGGATGATCAGCTCAATCGGTCTGGATCAAAGACCGGAAGTTTTGAAAGCGCTTCCTTTTGGAGGCGGTGAGGATGCTCATATTCGGCTGATGGGCCAGGATTTGTTAGTCACCAGAGCCGTCTCCCCGGCCAGTGGCTGGAGTTTTGTGTCCGCACAGCCGAAGCAGCTCGTGTTAGAGAAGGTCTACGAAATCAAACGGGTAACGATGACCGTATTCCTCTCAACCTTGCTGCTAGGGCTCGCGTTGGCTATTTATTTCGCTGACCGGAGCAGCAGGCCGATTGTGCGTTTATTGCGTCTCTTACCGAAGTCCCCCGCCGATTCCAAACGGTCTGCATCACAACACGCCGTGGAGTTTATCGGCTCAACGGTATCGGCCCTTGTCGCGAATCATGATTCACTGAAGCAGAGGCTTGCGGAGCAGGTTCCGCTTTTGCGCAGCGTGTTCATGGACAGGCTTTTGAAGGGCAGCTACCCATCGCAGAGGGAGATCGATGCGGCAATGGAGCATTCCCAGCTGACTCTTCGAGGGCCTCAATACACAGTTGCTTTGATACGAATACGGGGTTATGAAGGCCCGTTTGTGAAAGACATGCTAAGGGAGCTTGACATTGTAAAAATAAAGCTGCACGACTGCCTTCATGGGTCGTACGGAGATGAGGTCCTAACGCATGACCTTGGGGAGAACCGTATGGCTTTGGTATTTGGCGGTTCGGCCGAGGCTGGTGCCCATTCCGGCTTTGAGCCATCCTTACGAGCATGGATTCAGGAAGTATATGAGCGTCTGATCGAACTGACGGACACGGGGGTATGTATTGCGGTAGGAGGGAGCCAATCTCAAGTGACGGAGCTCTATCGTTCGTATGGAGAAGCACAGTTTGTCCTTCATCATGCCGAGTGGAGCGGTCATCGTCCTATTCAATACTACGATGATATGGAGTCCTCGTCGTTCTCTTATTACTTTCCTGCCGACGAGGAGCTACGTTTGATTCAGCTTGTGAAGTCCGGCAATTTGAACGAAACCCGGCAGCTTCTGGAGGAGATCAAGGAGAAGAATGGAGGGGAGCACCGGCTGCCGTTAGCAGTGGAACGGCTTCTGGCCCACGAGCTATGCGGAACCCTGATGAAATGCTGTCAGCACCAGCGAACGGATTATGGCCGATCAGAAGTGATGGAGGCTGTACATCAGGCCCTGGATCCTCAATCATCGCCTTCACAGGCCCTGGATGCCGTATGCCGTGCAATCATTCTTGTATGCATGAATTTTGAGGAGAGCAAGAAAAGTCGAAATGATCGATTGAGCCAATTCATGCTCGATTATATCGAAGAGCACTTTCGGGAATTCGATTTGAGTTTATCGTTGCTGGCCCGAGAAGCACAAACCTCGGAAGCGTACGCATCTTATTTTTTCAAGGAACAAACGGGCTGGACCTTCTCGGATTATGTGGAACACCTCCGGATGAATGAAGCGAAGCAGCAGTTGTCTTCAACGGATCTGCCGGTTAGCGATATTGCAGCAGCTGTCGGATATCTCTCCTTAAATACGTTCAGCAGGGCGTTCAAGAGAGCGAACGGCATCAGCGCGACGGAGTACAGACGGATATCCCGGGCTGGATCCGACGCCGATCTAAAGAAATGA
- a CDS encoding ABC transporter permease → MLTGWKRLLRSWQLYALFLPPLLYIIIFKYVPMYGAQIAFKEFSVTKGISGSPWAGFDQFERFFRSHEFWRLLRNTFSISLYTLIASFPFPIMLALGLNYVKNRRFKNTVQMVTYAPYFISLVVLVGLMLQFLDPRTGLINSILGWFGLGPYHFMAEASWFQSIYVWSHIWQNVGFSCIIFLAALSSIDPALHEAAVMDGATKVQRMRHIDIPGIKPIAVILLILNTGQLLETGFEKILLMQNALNLRSSEVIDTYVYKVGLVSQAMNFSYATAIGLFKAVIGFVLLLIVNQLAKKLKQESLW, encoded by the coding sequence GTGCTGACTGGTTGGAAAAGGCTGCTTCGAAGCTGGCAGCTCTATGCGCTGTTTTTGCCGCCGCTGTTGTATATTATCATCTTTAAGTATGTTCCGATGTATGGGGCTCAGATTGCTTTTAAAGAATTTAGTGTCACAAAAGGGATTAGCGGGAGTCCATGGGCAGGTTTCGATCAATTCGAGCGCTTCTTCCGCTCCCATGAATTTTGGCGGCTGCTGAGGAACACATTCTCCATTAGCTTATACACCCTCATCGCCAGTTTTCCGTTTCCGATCATGCTTGCGCTTGGCTTGAACTACGTAAAGAACCGCCGGTTCAAGAATACGGTTCAGATGGTTACATATGCGCCATATTTCATCTCTCTGGTCGTTCTTGTCGGCTTGATGCTGCAATTTTTGGATCCCAGGACCGGACTGATCAATTCGATATTAGGCTGGTTTGGATTGGGGCCGTACCACTTCATGGCGGAAGCCTCATGGTTTCAGTCGATCTATGTCTGGTCGCATATTTGGCAGAACGTCGGTTTTTCTTGCATTATTTTTTTGGCTGCGCTTTCAAGCATCGATCCGGCCCTCCACGAGGCCGCGGTTATGGATGGGGCTACGAAGGTCCAGCGTATGCGGCATATCGATATTCCGGGAATCAAGCCCATTGCCGTCATTTTGCTTATTTTGAACACCGGGCAACTGCTGGAAACCGGCTTTGAGAAAATATTGCTGATGCAGAACGCGCTGAATTTGCGTTCTTCTGAGGTCATCGATACGTACGTATACAAGGTCGGTCTGGTCTCTCAGGCGATGAACTTTTCATATGCCACCGCGATCGGATTGTTCAAGGCAGTGATCGGTTTCGTCCTGCTGCTCATCGTTAATCAATTGGCCAAGAAGCTGAAGCAGGAAAGTTTATGGTGA
- a CDS encoding DUF2243 domain-containing protein, whose amino-acid sequence MKPIESARGNRKEREKYASRNLWTGILFGLGLVAFIDEVVFHQLLHWHHFYDKSTKDIGLVSDGLFHAFSWFATIASSFMLADLHGRHAFWLSQWLGGILLGGGVFQLYDGIIQHKLMRLHQIRYNVDIRPYDWAWNVIAALMIVAGLILILRTRHVRTHAEGADS is encoded by the coding sequence ATGAAGCCAATCGAATCTGCTCGTGGTAATCGAAAAGAACGCGAAAAATACGCTTCGCGCAATTTATGGACAGGAATCCTGTTTGGCCTGGGGCTGGTCGCTTTTATTGACGAAGTCGTATTTCACCAGCTGCTGCACTGGCATCATTTCTATGACAAATCGACCAAGGATATCGGCCTCGTATCGGACGGCTTATTCCATGCATTCAGCTGGTTTGCGACCATCGCCTCTTCCTTTATGCTGGCTGATCTTCATGGGCGGCATGCCTTTTGGCTGTCACAATGGCTGGGAGGCATTCTGCTTGGCGGCGGCGTATTCCAGCTCTACGACGGCATTATCCAGCATAAGCTGATGCGTCTGCATCAGATTCGCTATAACGTCGATATCCGCCCTTATGACTGGGCGTGGAATGTGATAGCTGCCTTGATGATCGTGGCCGGTCTGATCCTGATCCTAAGGACGCGCCATGTCCGCACGCATGCCGAAGGAGCTGATTCATGA
- a CDS encoding quinone oxidoreductase family protein codes for MNTHPKTMRAAVIHRFGDPEELIHQEMDVPEIGPRDVLIGVAYAGIGEWDAFERQGGYAEMLNMDPAFPYILGSEGSGIVIARGDKVSSLDLGDQVYAPAFLNPHGGFYAEYAAVDAKYVSRIPDGLTMQEAAVISGVGITALRGLEDVLQLQRGESILIFGASGGVGHIAVQIAKALGARVFAVASGEDGVELMKKLGCDAVVNGRDRDISSIARRFAPSGFDTAMFTAGGEAADAAVSCLRKGGRLVFPHGISPELRIPPGIKAAGYNGEPDPEIIARLQRYITQYKLTVHISHVFALKEANWAHAALHQHYVGKICLKVKETASASMD; via the coding sequence ATGAATACCCATCCTAAAACAATGAGAGCTGCAGTAATTCATAGGTTTGGCGATCCGGAAGAGTTGATCCATCAGGAGATGGATGTGCCTGAGATCGGTCCTCGAGATGTACTGATTGGTGTGGCTTATGCCGGTATTGGAGAGTGGGATGCTTTTGAACGACAAGGCGGATATGCCGAAATGCTAAACATGGATCCTGCGTTCCCTTATATTCTCGGTTCTGAAGGTTCAGGAATCGTGATTGCGCGGGGGGACAAGGTGTCTAGTCTTGATTTGGGAGATCAAGTCTATGCTCCAGCCTTTCTGAATCCCCATGGCGGTTTCTATGCGGAATATGCAGCCGTTGATGCTAAGTATGTGTCCCGTATTCCGGATGGATTAACCATGCAGGAGGCGGCGGTTATTTCCGGAGTCGGAATTACCGCATTGCGCGGGCTGGAGGATGTACTGCAGCTTCAACGTGGAGAATCGATCCTAATCTTCGGAGCAAGCGGCGGGGTCGGTCATATCGCTGTGCAGATTGCGAAGGCTCTGGGAGCCCGTGTGTTCGCGGTTGCTTCGGGAGAAGACGGGGTAGAATTGATGAAGAAGCTTGGCTGCGATGCTGTTGTGAACGGCAGAGATAGGGATATCTCCTCGATAGCAAGGAGATTTGCGCCGTCCGGATTCGATACCGCCATGTTTACCGCAGGCGGAGAGGCTGCTGATGCTGCCGTCAGCTGTCTCCGTAAAGGCGGACGACTCGTATTCCCTCACGGGATAAGCCCTGAGCTGAGGATACCCCCAGGAATCAAAGCTGCAGGTTATAACGGAGAACCCGACCCTGAGATTATTGCCCGTCTTCAACGTTATATCACTCAATATAAGTTAACCGTTCATATCAGTCACGTTTTTGCTCTGAAGGAGGCCAATTGGGCTCATGCAGCCCTCCATCAACATTATGTGGGTAAGATTTGTCTAAAAGTGAAAGAGACTGCATCGGCCTCCATGGATTAA